A segment of the Bacteriovorax sp. PP10 genome:
TCAAAAACTTGAAATGAAATTAACTTGTTTTAGGATGCTTTTTCGGAATAATTGGGGAATGAAGAAACTATTACTTTTATTATTATTTCATACTCCACTTTACGCAAAAACTATCACGATCGCTTTTATGTCCGACTATCAACCGGTCTCATTTCTTTCGTCAACAAACGGTGAAGTCATTGGCATTGAACCCGATATTATTAGAGAAGCTTTTTCTGAAGAAAAAAACGTTGAGCTCAAATTTGTTGGTTTTTCATGGGAGAGAGTTCAAGACCGGGTAAAAAAAGGAGAAGCAGATGCCTTCGTTTCAGCGATTACTCCTGAGAGATTAAGTTATGCGATACCAAGTAAAGTGCCGGTGTTTTATGATTCGTACGCACTGTTTACCTATGTGAAACACCCCAAGATGGAAGAACTCAAAAAAATAAAAACAGTAAATGATCTTCATGAATATACAGTCTGTGAATATAGTGGAAGTGGTTGGGCCAAAAAGAATTTAGTAGGAAAGGCCAAAAAAATTGATTACGGAAAAAATGTCGATATGAAAGTAACGATGCTCGCAGCACGTAGATGTGATTTGATTATTGATTTGGATTTTTTAGTTGATTCATTGGCAAAACGGTATCAGGTTTCAGAATCTATAGTTAAATTGCCTCACGTTTTAAAAGGAACTGCCTATCATCTATTGATTGGTAAAAAGTCTCCTCACAAAAAAGCTTTGCAAAATGTGAGTGCAAAATTAAAGGCCATGCACGATTCAGGCAGAATAAATCAGATTGTTCAAAAATGGGTTTCTGAATTTCTACAGTAAAATGATCTAGAATCCCCTGGGATTAACCAAGGGACAGATTTTTGATTAAAGTGATTTTTTTGAAGCGAAGAAATTAATATTTCCATCGATGATTTTTAGAACGAACTTATCTTCTCTTGAGCTTTCGAAAAGCATTTCGAAGTTTTCACTCTCCAAACCTAAATTTGTAAGTAGTGTTCTCGCTTTCAGGGATTTTTCTGAAATAAGGATGCCTGTTCCGGGAAAAAATCTAAAAGTGCATGAAGCTGCGTCTGTGATACGGCCACATTGGATTTTGATACTTTCGTCTGCTGATTGAGCGATGAATGAGTTTTCTTTGCCGAGAGCGTTCATCAGGTCGTGCAGACGACCGCTTTCTCCTGCTTCGTTGATAAGAACAACGACTTTTTCAGGGCGGTGGAA
Coding sequences within it:
- a CDS encoding substrate-binding periplasmic protein; protein product: MKKLLLLLLFHTPLYAKTITIAFMSDYQPVSFLSSTNGEVIGIEPDIIREAFSEEKNVELKFVGFSWERVQDRVKKGEADAFVSAITPERLSYAIPSKVPVFYDSYALFTYVKHPKMEELKKIKTVNDLHEYTVCEYSGSGWAKKNLVGKAKKIDYGKNVDMKVTMLAARRCDLIIDLDFLVDSLAKRYQVSESIVKLPHVLKGTAYHLLIGKKSPHKKALQNVSAKLKAMHDSGRINQIVQKWVSEFLQ